Part of the Halomarina litorea genome is shown below.
CCCCCATGCGCTCGGTGACGTACGCGACGAACTCCTCCTCGCTCATCCCGAAGGCGGGCAGGGACTCGCGCAGGTCCCCGAGTCGGGCGACGTGCGGGCCGGCCCCGCCGTCCGCGGGGTCGTAGTGCCCCGGCGCGACGAGGGCGTCGTCGGGCAGGTCGGCGAACCGCCCGACGAGCGTCCGGTGGAGGTCGCGGGCGTGGTCGGCGGCCCCCTCGTCGCCCGCTTCGAGGTCCGGCCGGGGGACGCGTTCTGTGAACAGGCCGTCACCGGTCAGGAGGACGTCTCCTCCCTCCTCGCGTCCGCCGTCCTCGGTCTCGTCGCCTCCACTCCGAACGCGATAGGCCGTCATCTCGGTGGTGTGGCCCGGCGCGGCCACCGCCTCGACGGTCGCTCTGCCCACCGCGAGCGAGTCGCCCGCTTCGAGGAGCGTGAACCGCTCCGGGTCGGCGAGTCCACGCTCCGTCGCCTCGGCCGGAAGGACCGGCCCGACTCCCTCCTCGGCGAGTTCGCGGAGTGCGGAGACGTGGTCGGCGTGGACGTGGGTGTCGAGTGCGTAGCGCAGTTCGGCGCCGTACTCCCGTGCGTCCTCGACGTAGCGGTCGGCGAACGCGCGAAGCGGGTCGACGACGGCCGCCTCGCCGTCGCTGACGACGAGGTAGGCCAGACACCCGCTGGACGGGCGCGCGTACTGCACGACCCGTGGCTCCTCGGAGACGGTCGTCGCTTCGTAGAGGCGCGCCCACCCCTCCATCCCGCCGGCGAGGTTCGCCG
Proteins encoded:
- a CDS encoding MBL fold metallo-hydrolase is translated as MSQEYPDPERPVTSLDAREVRRRLAAGESVHLLDVRNRSEIDAWRIEGENVDRTDVPYMKFVAAEATDSVADLVENVAEPVVAVCARGEASAYVASLLEGEGIEAANLAGGMEGWARLYEATTVSEEPRVVQYARPSSGCLAYLVVSDGEAAVVDPLRAFADRYVEDAREYGAELRYALDTHVHADHVSALRELAEEGVGPVLPAEATERGLADPERFTLLEAGDSLAVGRATVEAVAAPGHTTEMTAYRVRSGGDETEDGGREEGGDVLLTGDGLFTERVPRPDLEAGDEGAADHARDLHRTLVGRFADLPDDALVAPGHYDPADGGAGPHVARLGDLRESLPAFGMSEEEFVAYVTERMGARPANFERVIAVNLGREAVDEGTAFELELGPNNCAAG